In Vitis riparia cultivar Riparia Gloire de Montpellier isolate 1030 chromosome 19, EGFV_Vit.rip_1.0, whole genome shotgun sequence, the following proteins share a genomic window:
- the LOC117908665 gene encoding proteasome activator subunit 4, with protein MHLYNAWLPPPVAEATKGEKEAFGRVIAAVKEAWRPEDPESVYSTLKWISVIDLFIKAKSEVCLEDVGALTEIGLELFHKSHNKLYAQVRWGNILVRLLNKYRKKLALKVQWRPFYDTLIQTHFTRNTGPEGWRLRQRHFETVTSLVRSCRRFFPPGSAFEIWSEFKSLLENPWHNSSFEGSGFVRLFLPTNLDNQDFFSHDWIKECLDQWASIPNCQFWNSQWAAVIARVIKNYNFIDWECFLPVLFTRYLNMFEVPVANGNGSYPFSVDVPRNTRFLFSNKAVTPAKAIAKSVVYLLKVGSSAQEHFEKLVNLLEQYYHPSNGGRWTYSLERFLLYLVITFQKRLQYEQQDIDNNRQAELYLGRSERMSFVNVVLKLIDRGQYSKNEHLSETVAAATSILSYVEPSLVLPFLASRFHLALETMTATHQLKTAVTSVAFAGRSLFLTSLSTSAKSDDLAGADVFIDLLSISLSNALLGMDANDPPKTLATMQLIGSIFSNMATLEDNTEECSFMPSICFSEWLDEFLCRLFSLLLHLEPSSVLNEGLHSSATSGTFLVEDGPYYFCMLEILLGRLSKSLYNQALKKISKFVRTNILPGAIAEVGLLCCACVHSNPEEAVVSLIEPILSSVISSLKGTPVTGFGGSGISDPSVSAKAKPTISPALETAIDYQLKILSVAISYGGPALLRYRDQFKEAIISAFESPSWKVNGAGDHVLRSLLGSLVLYYPIDQYKCILHHPDAAGLEEWISTKDYVNDEPLIGPKWHVPSKEEVHFANELLNLHFQSALDDLLRVCQTKMHSDPGIEKEHLKVTLLRVDSSLQGVLSCLPDFRPSRNGMVEDQGHISFLIAGSTGSSVGSTELREKAAEIIHTACKYLIEEKSDDSILLILIIRIMDALGNYGNLEYDEWSHHRQAWKLESAAIIEPPINFIVSSHSKGKRRPRWALTDKAYMHSTWRSSQSSYHLYRTSGNISPSDHAILLMDDLLNLSLHRYETVRGLAGKALLKMIKRWPSMISKCVLTLTENIRDPNSPEYAVLGSCAVLATQTVLKHLTMDPKAFSSFLLGILSSSHHESLKAQKAINELFVKYNIHFAGVSRSIFKTLDNHSDGPDFTNLVSQIGSMSFDSTGLHWRYNLMANRVLLLLAMASRNDPHFSPSILSETAGHFLKNLKSQLPQTRILAISALNTLLKESPYKLSAEEKAKESPKSSLEGALSQIFQEEGFFNETLNSLSHVHIISDTESASSRGNHGNSSFQSLADKSISRFYFDFSASWPRTPSWISLLGSDTFYSSFARIFKRLTQECGMSVLLALKSTLEEFANAKERSKQCVAAEAFAGVLHSDVNGLLGAWDSWMMVQLQNIILAPTVESIPEWAACIRYAVTGKGKYGTKVPLLRQKILDCLVTPLPHMVTTTVVAKRYAFLSAALIEVSPQKMPVTEIQLHNKLLKELLANMSHSSAQVREAIGVTLSVLCSNIRLYRSFAHNYSHEGLDSDVVNQVKGESWVQFLTEQALELVMNIQKTSQSDNLEIPTDSIPENGLSNGNSQDDIKWMETLFHFIISSLKSGRSSYLLDVIVGLLYPVISLQETSNKDLSTLAKAAFELLKWRIFWEPHLQKAVSVILSSANDFNWRTRSATLTYLRTFMYRHTFILSRVEKQQIWKTVEKLLIDNQVEVREHAAAVLAGLLKGGDEDLVRDFRDGAYMEAKNIQRKRKQRNLNPGQSIASIHGAVLALAASVLSVPYDMPSWLPEHVTLLAHFVREPSPVKSTVTKAVAEFRRTHADTWNVQKDSFSEEQLEVLADTSSSSSYFA; from the exons ATGCATCTGTACAATGCCTGGCTTCCACCCCCTGTGGCGGAGGCGACGAAGGGGGAGAAGGAGGCCTTCGGCCGCGTTATAGCGGCAGTGAAGGAGGCGTGGCGGCCGGAGGATCCTGAATCTGTGTATTCCACTCTCAAATGGATTTCAGTCATTGACCT TTTCATAAAGGCGAAAAGTGAAGTATGTTTAGAAGACGTGGGTGCACTTACGGAAATTGGTTTAGAATTGTTTCACAAATCACATAATAAACTTTATGCCCAG GTTAGATGGGGGAACATTCTAGTCAGGTTACTTAACAAGTACCGAAAGAAGTTGGCCTTGAAAGTTCAATGGCGACCTTTCTACGATACTTTGATCCAGACACACTTCACAAG GAATACCGGCCCAGAAGGGTGGAGACTGAGACAACGACATTTTGAGACTGTGACATCTCTTGTTCGATCGTGCCGGAGGTTCTTCCCACCAGGTTCTGCTTTCGAGATATGGTCCGAGTTTAA ATCTCTGCTGGAAAATCCATGGCATAACTCTTCCTTTGAAGGCTCTGGTTTTGTGAGACTGTTTCTTCCAACAAACTTGGATAACCAGGACTTCTTTTCACA TGATTGGATTAAGGAGTGTCTAGACCAGTGGGCCTCAATACCAAATTGCCAGTTTTGGAACAGTCAATGGGCAGCTGTTATAGCTCGTGTTATTAAAAACTACAACTTCATTGACTGGGAGTGTTTCTTACCCGTGCTTTTCACTAGATACTTAAACATGTTTGAG GTTCCTGTGGCAAATGGAAATGGATCATATCCTTTTTCTGTGGATGTTCCAAGAAATACGAGGttcttgttttcaaataaaGCTGTCACCCCAGCAAAGGCCATTGCAAAATCAGTT GTGTATCTCTTAAAAGTTGGTAGTTCAGCACAAGAGCACTTTGAGAAATTGGTCAACCTCTTAGAACA ATATTACCATCCCTCTAATGGGGGTCGCTGGACATATTCCTTGGAGCGGTTTTTACTCTATTTGGTAATTACATTCCAGAAACGTCTACAGTATGAACAACA GGACATTGATAACAATAGGCAGGCTGAATTGTATCTAGGAAGATCAGAAAGGATGTCTTTTGTCAATGTGGTGCTGAAGTTAATTGACCGTGGTCAGTACAGCAAAAATGAACATCTTTCTGAGACAGTTGCTGCAGCAACTTCTATTTTGTCTTATGTTGAGCCCTCATTGGTTCTTCCATTTTTAGCTTCTCGATTCCATCTGGCCTTGGAGACG ATGACAGCCACTCACCAGTTGAAAACTGCTGTGACATCTGTAGCATTTGCTGGGCGATCGCTGTTTCTGACATCCTTATCAACTTCTGCAAAATCAGATGATCTTGCTGGTGCTGATGTGTTCATTGATCTTCTATCAATTTCATTATCCAATGCATTACTTGGTATGGATGCCAATGATCCTCCTAAAACCTTGGCGACCATGCAGTTAATTGGTTCCATATTTTCCAAT ATGGCTACACTGGAAGACAATACAGAAGAGTGTTCATTCATGCCAAGTATCTGTTTTTCTGAGTGGCTTGATGAGTTCTTATGTCGGCTATTTTCCTTACTTCTACACTTGGAACCTAGCAGTGTTCT GAATGAAGGCCTTCATTCATCAGCAACATCAGGAACTTTTCTGGTTGAGGATGGCCCTTATTACTTTTGTATGCTGGAAATCTTGCTTGGGAGACTTTCAAAGTCACTGTATAACCAG GCTTTGAAGAAAATTTCCAAGTTTGTCAGGACAAATATTCTTCCTGGGGCCATTGCAGAGGTTGGACTGCTTTGTTGTGCATGTGTTCATTCAAATCCAGAAGAAGCAGTTGTTAGCCTTATTGAACCTATTCTATCATCTGTTATATCCTCTTTAAAAGGAACTCCTGTGACGGGGTTTGGAGGAAGTGGAATTTCTGATCCCTCAGTTTCAGCCAAG GCAAAACCCACAATTTCCCCAGCTCTTGAAACAGCAATTGATTATCAATTGAAAATACTATCAGTTGCCATCAGTTATGGAGGTCCTGCACTTCTTCGTTATAGGGATCAATTTAAAGAAGCCATCATTTCTGCCTTTGAATCCCCCTCATggaag GTTAATGGAGCTGGTGATCATGTCCTTCGTTCCCTTCTTGGAAGCCTGGTTCTTTATTATCCTATTGATCAGTACAA GTGTATTTTGCATCATCCCGATGCTGCTGGACTCGAGGAATGGATCAGCACAAAAGATTATGTAAATGATGAACCGTTGATTGGCCCAAAGTGGCATGTGCCTAGTAAAGAAGAAGTTCATTTTGCAAATGAACTTTTAAACTTGCATTTTCAATCAGCTTTAGATGATCTTTTGAGAGTATGCCAAACTAAAATGCACTCTGATCCAG GAATTGAGAAAGAGCACTTGAAAGTGACTCTGTTGCGTGTTGATTCTTCATTGCAAGGTGTTTTGTCATGCTTGCCTGATTTTAGACCATCCAGGAATGGGATGGTTGAAGATCAGGGTcatatttctttcttaataGCTGGGTCAACGGGTTCGAGTGTTGGCAGCACTGAACTGCGGGAAAAGGCTGCTGAGATCATCCACACAGCCTGCAA ATATTTAATAGAGGAGAAATCGGATGACAGCATTTTATTGATACTTATTATTCGTATAATGGATGCTTTAGGAAACTATG GCAATTTAGAATATGATGAGTGGTCACATCACAGACAAGCTTGGAAATTGGAATCTGCTGCCATTATAGAACCTCCGATAAATTTTATTGTGTCATCTCATTCTAAAGGAAAGAGAAG GCCTAGGTGGGCACTTACCGACAAGGCATACATGCATAGCACATGGAGATCATCACAGTCATCATATCATCTATACCGTACGAGTGGGAATATATCTCCATCAGACCATGCAATTCTTTTAATGGATGATCTCCTAAATCTCTCTTTACATAGATATGAAACTGTTCGAGG ACTTGCTGGAAAAGCTCTCTTGAAGATGATTAAGCGATGGCCATCTATGATTTCGAAGTGTGTGCTCACTCTTACTGAAAACATACGGGACCCCAATTCACCAGAATATGCGGTCCTAGGTTCTTGTGCTGTACTTGCTACGCAAACTGTTCTGAAACATTTGACTATG GACCCAAAGGCATTCTCATCTTTTCTCCTTGGGATTCTTTCAAG CTCTCATCATGAATCACTGAAAGCTCAAAAGGCGATAAATGAG ctttttgtcAAATACAACATCCACTTTGCGGGAGTATCTAGAAGcattttcaaaacattggaCAATCATTCAGATGGGCCTGATTTTACGAATCTGGTTTCTCAGATTGGTTCTATGAGTTTTGATTCTACTGGCTTGCATTGGCG GTATAATCTGATGGCTAATAGAGTTCTACTATTGTTGGCTATGGCATCGAGGAATGATCCACATTTCTCACCAAGCATTTTGAGTGAAACTGCTG GTCATTTCTTAAAGAACTTAAAAAGTCAACTTCCTCAGACAAGAATACTTGCAATCTCAGCCCTAAATACATTATTGAAAGAATCACCTTATAAGCTGTCAGCCGAGGAAAAGGCCAAAGAAAGTCCCAAATCCTCCCTTGAAGGAGCTTTAAGCCAAATATTTCAGGAAGAGGGATTTTTTAATGAGACTTTGAATAGTCTTTCACATGTTCATATCATCTCTGATACTGAAAGTGCATCTTCAAGAGGAAATCATGGAAATTCTTCCTTTCAGAGCCTAGCAGACAAATCAATCAGCCGTTTCTATTTTGACTTTTCGGCTTCATGGCCACGGACTCCTAGTTGGATCTCTTTATTAGGAAGTGATACTTTTTACTCAAGCTTTGCACGGATTTTTAAACGATTAACACAAGAATGTGGTATGTCTGTATTGCTGGCGCTCAAAAGTACATTGGAGGAGTTTGCAAATGCTAAGGAGAGGTCTAAACAGTGTGTTGCTGCTGAAGCATTCGCTGGAGTATTACATTCTGATGTCAATGGTCTTTTAGGTGCATGGGACAGCTGGATGATGGTCCAATTGCAGAATATCATACTAGCACCAACAGTGGAATCCATACCTGAGTGGGCTGCCTGTATACGCTATGCTGTTACAGGCAAGGGAAAGTATGGCACAAAAGTTCCTCTTCTGAGGCAAAAAATTTTGGATTGCCTGGTAACACCTTTACCTCATATGGTGACTACCACTGTAGTTGCCAAGCGCTATGCTTTTCTTTCTGCTGCACTCATAGAAGTGTCTCCACAAAAAATGCCAGTGACTGAAATACAGCTCCATAACAAACTACTCAAGGAGTTGCTGGCTAATATGAGTCATTCATCTGCCCAA GTAAGGGAAGCTATTGGTGTTACCCTTTCTGTGTTATGCTCTAACATTCGGCTTTATAGATCCTTTGCTCATAATTATTCACACGAAGGGTTAGATAGTGATGTGGTGAACCAAGTTAAAGGAGAAAGTTGGGTTCAATTTTTAACAGAACAAGCATTGGAATTGGTTATGAACATTCAGAAAACTAGTCAGTCTGACAATTTGGAGATTCCGACAGATTCAATTCCTGAAAATGGGCTTTCAAATGGGAACTCACAGGATGACATTAAATGGATGGAAACG ttATTCCATTTTATTATCTCGTCTCTGAAGTCTGGAAGATCTTCATATTTGCTGGATGTAATTGTGGGTCTTCTTTATCCTGTAATTTCCTTGCAG GAAACATCAAATAAAGATTTGTCAACATTGGCCAAGGCAGCTTTTGAATTACTAAAGTGGAGGATTTTTTGGGAACCCCATCTCCAGAAGGCTGTATCTGTGATTCTTTCTTCAGCCAATGACTTTAACTGGAGGACTAGATCTGCAACTCTTACATATCTTCGGACTTTTATGTACAG GCACACTTTCATTCTCTCAAGGGTGGAGAAACAACAAATATGGAAAACGGTCGAGAAGCTACTGATTGACAATCAAGTGGAG GTAAGAGAGCATGCGGCAGCAGTTCTAGCAGGTTTGTTGAAGGGTGGGGATGAAGATCTAGTTAGAGATTTTCGTGATGGAGCTTACATGGAGGCAAAGAATATCCAGAGGAAGCGAAAACAGAG AAATTTGAATCCTGGTCAGTCCATAGCTTCTATACATGGTGCTGTACTTGCTTTGGCAGCTTCAGTCTTATCAGTTCCTTATGACATGCCCAG TTGGTTGCCTGAACATGTTACTTTACTGGCTCATTTTGTTAGAGAGCCATCACCTGTGAAATCTACTGTTACGAAAGCAGTTGCAGAGTTCCGTCGGACCCATGCAGATACTTGGAATGTTCAGAAAGATTCATTTTCTGAAGAGCAGCTTGAG GTTCTGGCTGAtacatcttcatcatcttcatatTTTGCTTGA
- the LOC117908667 gene encoding transcription factor MYB80 produces the protein MGRIPCCEKDNVKRGQWTPEEDNKLSSYIAQHGTRNWRLIPKNAGLQRCGKSCRLRWTNYLRPDLKHGQFSDVEEQTIVKLHSVVGNRWSLIAAQLPGRTDNDVKNHWNTKLKKKLSGMGIDPVTHKPFSHLMAEIATTLAPPQVAHLAEAALGCFKDEMLHLLTKKRIDFQFQQSGAAPGNTAATYTANKQDEKDDTIEKIKLGLSRAMQEPTMLPLNKPWDSNGATSANFAGACSGFPISVPRFQYGPSSFGNEGDGSPWSQSMCTGSTCTAGDQQGRLREKLEDENGEETGGGKEIRHSSSIFNSDCILWDLPSDDLMDPMV, from the exons ATGGGTCGGATCCCGTGTTGCGAGAAGGACAATGTTAAGAGGGGGCAATGGACACCGGAGGAAGACAACAAACTCTCTTCCTACATCGCCCAGCATGGCACCCGCAACTGGCGCCTCATCCCTAAGAATGCCG GTCTTCAGAGATGTGGGAAGAGCTGTAGGCTGCGATGGACGAATTACCTTCGTCCTGATCTGAAGCATGGCCAATTCTCGGATGTAGAAGAACAGACCATCGTGAAGCTTCATTCAGTTGTTGGCAACCG CTGGTCATTGATAGCAGCTCAGCTGCCTGGCCGCACCGATAATGATGTTAAGAATCACTGGAACACCAAGCTGAAAAAGAAGCTTTCAGGCATGGGAATTGATCCGGTCACCCACAAGCCCTTTTCCCATCTCATGGCCGAGATTGCCACCACGCTGGCTCCTCCACAGGTGGCTCACCTTGCTGAAGCGGCCCTCGGCTGCTTTAAAGATGAAATGCTCCACCTGCTTACCAAAAAGCGTATCGACTTCCAGTTTCAGCAATCTGGCGCTGCACCAGGAAACACTGCAGCCACTTACACTGCCAACAAACAAGATGAAAAAGATGATACCATTGAGAAGATCAAGCTGGGATTATCAAGGGCCATGCAAGAGCCTACAATGCTACCCTTGAACAAGCCTTGGGACTCCAATGGAGCCACTTCCGCAAATTTTGCTGGGGCCTGCAGTGGCTTCCCCATATCTGTCCCTAGATTTCAGTATGGCCCATCATCATTTGGAAACGAAGGCGATGGATCACCATGGAGCCAAAGTATGTGTACTGGGAGCACATGCACAGCAGGGGACCAGCAAGGGCGGCTGCGTGAGAAACTCGAGGATGAAAATGGGGAAGAGACTGGGGGTGGAAAAGAAATTAGACACTCGTCCAGCATATTCAATTCAGACTGCATCCTATGGGATTTACCATCTGATGATCTGATGGACCCTATGGTTTGA